A window from Diachasmimorpha longicaudata isolate KC_UGA_2023 chromosome 5, iyDiaLong2, whole genome shotgun sequence encodes these proteins:
- the LOC135162407 gene encoding cingulin-like protein 1 isoform X5, producing the protein MLRIVNNIKFLNDRTTHNFCEEAMGMGHSLHNQRDYEPPPLPSPFGPGGPFQGFPRTSRASQASSHCSVASNPQNQLAYATQMTGWQSEYGPGVPVHQEAVELTRTVSCLAAANQQLAAAHSALLGQLEGLYLELNKERDASAKKCDDDLKRRIEVVESVIGGQCQCTGRIVGDDWRSVKKKDRGDEEYVRREYQRAVERIRVLESELRGGREEDRCDGLLREVRRLREEQVETKEANKRLRRELERARRDCEVSKDYFKSMRETSGETVRQVGDLEGMVRENSIQTDEVVRPQEGQLEESLKEIQRLNDIISSFKSIKNSDAENPFNFSPETSTEEDSVERPSLDEFKKDLCVKREARQRAIAAVSSEMERLRKELDAEKEAHSETSKVLDLLKTQSEKASQKSETFSIGTTTVSLEDVKSVCEWPEPNSIQKDAQRLTDVLKVSDELRSCIRLQIEKIDDLRYHLECEPEINAHRIETLQTIAKSNRETFETREHQMNRLKNTLSQILARLGDEKFKIEISEDLRTEHDHQVEDIRRLKALYDERMRVLVEVKDTAAKDLVSTRHRLKGLVKEKESLEEELKKAEEKIDAQDTEVSNLESQLGLTKADCRDLQNQMSLINSLFSQMLLSASSADMDLDRLTQLLQENHDLICDMAREEGTEAAALPKLLLDLVEQVEGREKSKSTEGSTEKKEDDAQEESIANNLPKVWKVLTELLSCHAAGSSASTSSTTLYNDPNSCYKSVDTPTGPRLVISVSKTYIRLKELILEKKHLEKEMGRMKQLNSHLESKLGEQEKRLSTVSDELSKTWNVVGRMQAQHQQLHTHEKILRYELQQKRKMLQELKQELEYCREKWESARQKNTNTEIEWKNLRREFAARKALAHDSFNNRNCASSAESGFSDDRCDDSDDEEGEAEERVRTGPRRRTRKESPRAPTPDTESEQPTDTEISDPKTESPDPRTPTPETSEGSSAESSKSPDNPLDKALANVIQNLIQTEDNQSGDDTKRVSSTGPMSPPSSTPKEEAKISAGKTVQFSDPLIVGPNSDLQGSLFGSPSGSRTLESTSRSSLDLGETQEPAGAEEKLKTTAEIVREDDKTDLGVKIDGNSVDGSSASSSRNNRSSEEVLAARDARLKRLEEQADWLMKKMNATSRRGSALNTRLEELHEAYGEIPAPPPMPDVLPTVRIPTNPHLGEECETPEQTESPESP; encoded by the exons ATGTTG AGAATCGTCAACAATATAAAATTCCTAAACGACCGAACGACTCATAATTTTTGCGAAGAAGCCATGGGTATGGGACACAGTCTCCACAACCAGAGAGACTACGAGCCTCCACCATTGCCATCGCCCTTTGGCCCTGGCGGGCCTTTCCAGGGTTTCCCGCGAACCTCCAGAGCCTCTCAAGCCTCCTCACACTGTTCAGTTGCATCGAATCCGCAGAATCAA tTGGCTTACGCAACACAAATGACTGGCTGGCAATCGGAATACGGCCCCGGTGTGCCTGTTCACCAGGAGGCAGTGGAGTTGACGAGGACAGTATCCTGCCTGGCGGCTGCCAATCAGCAATTGGCAGCCGCTCACAGTGCCCTTCTGGGACAGCTGGAGGGACTATACCTGGAACTGAACAAGGAGAGAGATGCCAGTGCGAAGAAGTGTGATGATGACCTGAAGAGGAGGATTGAGGTTGTTGAGAGCGTGATCGGGGGGCAGTGTCAGTGCACAGGGCGGATCGTTGGAGATGACTGGAGATCGGTGAAGAAGAAGGACAGGGGGGACGAGGAGTACGTCAGGAGGGAGTATCAGAGAGCTGTGGAGAGGATTAGGGTGTTGGAGAGTGAGTtgaggggagggagagaggaggACAGGTGTGATGGACTCCTCAGGGAGGTCAGGAGACTCAGGGAGGAACAGGTGGAGACTAAGGAGGCTAACAAGAGGCTGAGGAGGGAACTGGAGAGGGCCAGAAGGGACTGCGAG GTATCGAAAGATTATTTTAAATCAATGCGAGAGACTTCGGGAGAGACTGTCAGACAGGTTGGAGACCTGGAAGGAATGGTGCGAGAAAATTCTATTCAGACTGATGAGGTGGTGAGGCCTCAGGAAGGCCAGCTAGAGGAGTCTCTCAAAGAAATTCAAAGACTGAACGATATCATTTCGAGTTTTAAGAGCATTAAAAATTCCGATGCTG AGAATCCTTTCAATTTCTCCCCAGAAACCTCAACCGAAGAGGACTCAGTTGAACGACCAAGTCTGGACGAGTTCAAGAAAGATCTCTGCGTGAAACGGGAAGCGCGTCAGCGTGCGATAGCAGCAGTCTCCTCCGAAATGGAGCGTCTCCGGAAGGAGTTGGATGCCGAGAAGGAAGCACATTCTGAGACCTCAAAGGTCCTGGACCTCCTAAAGACGCAATCCGAAAAGGCGTCTCAAAAGAGCGAGACCTTTTCGATCGGCACCACGACCGTTTCCCTAGAAGATGTGAAATCTGTGTGCGAATGGCCGGAACCGAACTCTATTCAAAAAGATGCACAACGACTCACTGACGTACTGAAGGTCTCGGACGAACTGCGCAGCTGCATTAGACTTCAGATCGAGAAGATTGACGACTTGCGTTACCACTTGGAGTGCGAGCCGGAGATTAACGCTCACAGAATCGAAACCCTGCAGACGATAGCAAAATCGAATAGAGAGACCTTCGAGACTCGAGAGCATCAGATGAATCGACTGAAGAACACGTTGTCCCAAATTCTGGCTAGACTCGGGgacgaaaaattcaagatcGAAATCAGCGAGGACTTGAGGACTGAGCACGACCATCAGGTCGAGGACATCCGGCGATTGAAGGCCCTCTACGATGAAAGGATGAGGGTTCTGGTGGAGGTGAAGGATACGGCCGCAAAGGACCTTGTGAGCACTCGGCACAGGCTCAAGGGTCTGGTGAAAGAGAAGGAGTCACTGGAGGAGGAGCTGAAAAAGGCCGAGGAGAAGATCGACGCACAGGACACGGAAGTATCGAATCTCGAGTCCCAGCTGGGGTTGACTAAGGCGGACTGCAGGGACCTGCAGAACCAGATGTCACTCATCAACAGCTTGTTCTCGCAGATGCTGTTGAGCGCCTCCTCCGCGGATATGGATCTTGATAGACTGACGCAGCTGCTGCAGGAGAATCACGACTTGATATGCGATATGGCACGTGAGGAGGGCACGGAGGCTGCAGCCCTTCCCAAACTCCTGCTGGATCTTGTGGAACAGGTGGAGGGACGTGAGAAGTCCAAATCGACTGAAGGAAGCACGGAGAAGAAGGAGGACGATGCACAGGAGGAGAGCATAGCAAACAATCTACCCAAGGTCTGGAAAGTCCTGACTGAGTTACTCAGCTGCCATGCCGCTGGCTCGTCAGCCTCGACGTCTTCTACGACGTTGTACAACGATCCTAACAGCTGCTACAAATCAGTGGATACACCCACTGGACCCAGGCTTGTCATATCTGTTAGCAAGACCTATATTCGACTGAAGGAGCTCATCTTGGAGAAGAAACATCTGGAGAAGGAGATGGGGAGGATGAAGCAGTTGAATTCGCATTTGGAGAGTAAACTGGGGGAACAG GAAAAACGGTTGTCAACAGTATCTGATGAGCTGAGCAAGACGTGGAATGTCGTCGGTCGAATGCAGGCCCAACACCAGCAGCTTCacactcacgaaaaaatcttGCGTTACGAGCTTCAACAAAAGCGAAAGATGCTTCAGGAATTGAAGCAGGAGTTGGAATACTGCCGGGAGAAGTGGGAGTCCGCGAGGCAGAAGAATACGAATACTGAGATCGAGTGGAAGAACCTCAGGAGGGAGTTCGCTGCCAGGAAGGCTCTCGCGCACGATTCGTTCAACAAcag AAATTGCGCTTCTAGTGCTGAGAGTGGTTTCAGTGACGATCGATGCGATGACTCGGACGACGAGGAGGGGGAGGCTGAGGAGAGGGTGCGTACAGGTCCACGCCGAAGGACTAGAAAG GAGAGTCCAAGGGCGCCAACTCCAGACACCGAGTCCGAGCAGCCAACGGACACCGAGATATCGGACCCAAAAACAGAGTCGCCAGACCCACGAACGCCAACGCCAGAAACATCGGAGGGCTCCTCTGCCGAGTCCTCGAAGAGTCCTGATAACCCCCTGGATAAGGCCTTGGCGAATGTCATCCAGAACCTTATCCAGACCGAGGACAATCAGAGCGGCGACGATACAAAAAGGGTGTCATCAACTGGACCTATGTCGCCCCCTTCATCAACACCAAAGGAAGAAGCGAAAATATCAG CCGGTAAAACTGTACAGTTCAGTGATCCTCTGATTGTGGGGCCCAACAGCGACCTTCAGGGGTCTCTCTTCGGGTCCCCGAGTGGATCGAGAACATTGGAAAGTACTTCAAGAAGTTCCCTGGACCTCGGAGAAACGCAGGAACCAGCTGGGgcggaagaaaaattgaaaaccacCGCAGAAATTGTGAGGGAAGACGATAAAACAGATTTGGGGGTGAAAATCGATGGGAATTCAGTGGACGGATCTTCGGCGTCATCTTCGAGGAACAACAGAAGCTCGGAGGAGGTCCTAGCTGCTCGTGATGCCAGACTGAAGAGGCTAGAGGAGCAGGCAGACTGGCTCATGAAGAAGATGAACGCAACGAGTCGGAGAGGATCTGCTTTGAACACACGATTAGAAGAATTGCATGAAGCTTATGGGGAAATTCCTGCCCCACCACCCATGCCCGATGTTCTACCAACTGTGAGGATTCCCACCAATCCGCATCTTGGAGag GAATGTGAGACACCGGAACAGACAGAAAGCCCAGAATCACCATAA
- the LOC135162407 gene encoding cingulin-like protein 1 isoform X4, producing the protein MGMGHSLHNQRDYEPPPLPSPFGPGGPFQGFPRTSRASQASSHCSVASNPQNQLAYATQMTGWQSEYGPGVPVHQEAVELTRTVSCLAAANQQLAAAHSALLGQLEGLYLELNKERDASAKKCDDDLKRRIEVVESVIGGQCQCTGRIVGDDWRSVKKKDRGDEEYVRREYQRAVERIRVLESELRGGREEDRCDGLLREVRRLREEQVETKEANKRLRRELERARRDCEVSKDYFKSMRETSGETVRQVGDLEGMVRENSIQTDEVVRPQEGQLEESLKEIQRLNDIISSFKSIKNSDAENPFNFSPETSTEEDSVERPSLDEFKKDLCVKREARQRAIAAVSSEMERLRKELDAEKEAHSETSKVLDLLKTQSEKASQKSETFSIGTTTVSLEDVKSVCEWPEPNSIQKDAQRLTDVLKVSDELRSCIRLQIEKIDDLRYHLECEPEINAHRIETLQTIAKSNRETFETREHQMNRLKNTLSQILARLGDEKFKIEISEDLRTEHDHQVEDIRRLKALYDERMRVLVEVKDTAAKDLVSTRHRLKGLVKEKESLEEELKKAEEKIDAQDTEVSNLESQLGLTKADCRDLQNQMSLINSLFSQMLLSASSADMDLDRLTQLLQENHDLICDMAREEGTEAAALPKLLLDLVEQVEGREKSKSTEGSTEKKEDDAQEESIANNLPKVWKVLTELLSCHAAGSSASTSSTTLYNDPNSCYKSVDTPTGPRLVISVSKTYIRLKELILEKKHLEKEMGRMKQLNSHLESKLGEQEKRLSTVSDELSKTWNVVGRMQAQHQQLHTHEKILRYELQQKRKMLQELKQELEYCREKWESARQKNTNTEIEWKNLRREFAARKALAHDSFNNRNCASSAESGFSDDRCDDSDDEEGEAEERVRTGPRRRTRKESPRAPTPDTESEQPTDTEISDPKTESPDPRTPTPETSEGSSAESSKSPDNPLDKALANVIQNLIQTEDNQSGDDTKRVSSTGPMSPPSSTPKEEAKISGNEETTNLQHEDVTQDHSSTPPNQHSAPEDTDKTPGDPSNLISVFSIGPFPQAGKTVQFSDPLIVGPNSDLQGSLFGSPSGSRTLESTSRSSLDLGETQEPAGAEEKLKTTAEIVREDDKTDLGVKIDGNSVDGSSASSSRNNRSSEEVLAARDARLKRLEEQADWLMKKMNATSRRGSALNTRLEELHEAYGEIPAPPPMPDVLPTVRIPTNPHLGEECETPEQTESPESP; encoded by the exons ATGGGTATGGGACACAGTCTCCACAACCAGAGAGACTACGAGCCTCCACCATTGCCATCGCCCTTTGGCCCTGGCGGGCCTTTCCAGGGTTTCCCGCGAACCTCCAGAGCCTCTCAAGCCTCCTCACACTGTTCAGTTGCATCGAATCCGCAGAATCAA tTGGCTTACGCAACACAAATGACTGGCTGGCAATCGGAATACGGCCCCGGTGTGCCTGTTCACCAGGAGGCAGTGGAGTTGACGAGGACAGTATCCTGCCTGGCGGCTGCCAATCAGCAATTGGCAGCCGCTCACAGTGCCCTTCTGGGACAGCTGGAGGGACTATACCTGGAACTGAACAAGGAGAGAGATGCCAGTGCGAAGAAGTGTGATGATGACCTGAAGAGGAGGATTGAGGTTGTTGAGAGCGTGATCGGGGGGCAGTGTCAGTGCACAGGGCGGATCGTTGGAGATGACTGGAGATCGGTGAAGAAGAAGGACAGGGGGGACGAGGAGTACGTCAGGAGGGAGTATCAGAGAGCTGTGGAGAGGATTAGGGTGTTGGAGAGTGAGTtgaggggagggagagaggaggACAGGTGTGATGGACTCCTCAGGGAGGTCAGGAGACTCAGGGAGGAACAGGTGGAGACTAAGGAGGCTAACAAGAGGCTGAGGAGGGAACTGGAGAGGGCCAGAAGGGACTGCGAG GTATCGAAAGATTATTTTAAATCAATGCGAGAGACTTCGGGAGAGACTGTCAGACAGGTTGGAGACCTGGAAGGAATGGTGCGAGAAAATTCTATTCAGACTGATGAGGTGGTGAGGCCTCAGGAAGGCCAGCTAGAGGAGTCTCTCAAAGAAATTCAAAGACTGAACGATATCATTTCGAGTTTTAAGAGCATTAAAAATTCCGATGCTG AGAATCCTTTCAATTTCTCCCCAGAAACCTCAACCGAAGAGGACTCAGTTGAACGACCAAGTCTGGACGAGTTCAAGAAAGATCTCTGCGTGAAACGGGAAGCGCGTCAGCGTGCGATAGCAGCAGTCTCCTCCGAAATGGAGCGTCTCCGGAAGGAGTTGGATGCCGAGAAGGAAGCACATTCTGAGACCTCAAAGGTCCTGGACCTCCTAAAGACGCAATCCGAAAAGGCGTCTCAAAAGAGCGAGACCTTTTCGATCGGCACCACGACCGTTTCCCTAGAAGATGTGAAATCTGTGTGCGAATGGCCGGAACCGAACTCTATTCAAAAAGATGCACAACGACTCACTGACGTACTGAAGGTCTCGGACGAACTGCGCAGCTGCATTAGACTTCAGATCGAGAAGATTGACGACTTGCGTTACCACTTGGAGTGCGAGCCGGAGATTAACGCTCACAGAATCGAAACCCTGCAGACGATAGCAAAATCGAATAGAGAGACCTTCGAGACTCGAGAGCATCAGATGAATCGACTGAAGAACACGTTGTCCCAAATTCTGGCTAGACTCGGGgacgaaaaattcaagatcGAAATCAGCGAGGACTTGAGGACTGAGCACGACCATCAGGTCGAGGACATCCGGCGATTGAAGGCCCTCTACGATGAAAGGATGAGGGTTCTGGTGGAGGTGAAGGATACGGCCGCAAAGGACCTTGTGAGCACTCGGCACAGGCTCAAGGGTCTGGTGAAAGAGAAGGAGTCACTGGAGGAGGAGCTGAAAAAGGCCGAGGAGAAGATCGACGCACAGGACACGGAAGTATCGAATCTCGAGTCCCAGCTGGGGTTGACTAAGGCGGACTGCAGGGACCTGCAGAACCAGATGTCACTCATCAACAGCTTGTTCTCGCAGATGCTGTTGAGCGCCTCCTCCGCGGATATGGATCTTGATAGACTGACGCAGCTGCTGCAGGAGAATCACGACTTGATATGCGATATGGCACGTGAGGAGGGCACGGAGGCTGCAGCCCTTCCCAAACTCCTGCTGGATCTTGTGGAACAGGTGGAGGGACGTGAGAAGTCCAAATCGACTGAAGGAAGCACGGAGAAGAAGGAGGACGATGCACAGGAGGAGAGCATAGCAAACAATCTACCCAAGGTCTGGAAAGTCCTGACTGAGTTACTCAGCTGCCATGCCGCTGGCTCGTCAGCCTCGACGTCTTCTACGACGTTGTACAACGATCCTAACAGCTGCTACAAATCAGTGGATACACCCACTGGACCCAGGCTTGTCATATCTGTTAGCAAGACCTATATTCGACTGAAGGAGCTCATCTTGGAGAAGAAACATCTGGAGAAGGAGATGGGGAGGATGAAGCAGTTGAATTCGCATTTGGAGAGTAAACTGGGGGAACAG GAAAAACGGTTGTCAACAGTATCTGATGAGCTGAGCAAGACGTGGAATGTCGTCGGTCGAATGCAGGCCCAACACCAGCAGCTTCacactcacgaaaaaatcttGCGTTACGAGCTTCAACAAAAGCGAAAGATGCTTCAGGAATTGAAGCAGGAGTTGGAATACTGCCGGGAGAAGTGGGAGTCCGCGAGGCAGAAGAATACGAATACTGAGATCGAGTGGAAGAACCTCAGGAGGGAGTTCGCTGCCAGGAAGGCTCTCGCGCACGATTCGTTCAACAAcag AAATTGCGCTTCTAGTGCTGAGAGTGGTTTCAGTGACGATCGATGCGATGACTCGGACGACGAGGAGGGGGAGGCTGAGGAGAGGGTGCGTACAGGTCCACGCCGAAGGACTAGAAAG GAGAGTCCAAGGGCGCCAACTCCAGACACCGAGTCCGAGCAGCCAACGGACACCGAGATATCGGACCCAAAAACAGAGTCGCCAGACCCACGAACGCCAACGCCAGAAACATCGGAGGGCTCCTCTGCCGAGTCCTCGAAGAGTCCTGATAACCCCCTGGATAAGGCCTTGGCGAATGTCATCCAGAACCTTATCCAGACCGAGGACAATCAGAGCGGCGACGATACAAAAAGGGTGTCATCAACTGGACCTATGTCGCCCCCTTCATCAACACCAAAGGAAGAAGCGAAAATATCAGGTAATGAAGAGACAACAAATCTTCAACACGAAGACGTCACCCAAGATCACTCATCCACACCACCAAATCAACATTCAGCACCCGAAGACACTGATAAGACCCCAGGAGACCCATCTAATCTCATCTCTGTTTTCTCGATTGGGCCTTTTCCACAAGCCGGTAAAACTGTACAGTTCAGTGATCCTCTGATTGTGGGGCCCAACAGCGACCTTCAGGGGTCTCTCTTCGGGTCCCCGAGTGGATCGAGAACATTGGAAAGTACTTCAAGAAGTTCCCTGGACCTCGGAGAAACGCAGGAACCAGCTGGGgcggaagaaaaattgaaaaccacCGCAGAAATTGTGAGGGAAGACGATAAAACAGATTTGGGGGTGAAAATCGATGGGAATTCAGTGGACGGATCTTCGGCGTCATCTTCGAGGAACAACAGAAGCTCGGAGGAGGTCCTAGCTGCTCGTGATGCCAGACTGAAGAGGCTAGAGGAGCAGGCAGACTGGCTCATGAAGAAGATGAACGCAACGAGTCGGAGAGGATCTGCTTTGAACACACGATTAGAAGAATTGCATGAAGCTTATGGGGAAATTCCTGCCCCACCACCCATGCCCGATGTTCTACCAACTGTGAGGATTCCCACCAATCCGCATCTTGGAGag GAATGTGAGACACCGGAACAGACAGAAAGCCCAGAATCACCATAA
- the LOC135162407 gene encoding myosin-J heavy chain isoform X3, translating into MLRIVNNIKFLNDRTTHNFCEEAMGMGHSLHNQRDYEPPPLPSPFGPGGPFQGFPRTSRASQASSHCSVASNPQNQLAYATQMTGWQSEYGPGVPVHQEAVELTRTVSCLAAANQQLAAAHSALLGQLEGLYLELNKERDASAKKCDDDLKRRIEVVESVIGGQCQCTGRIVGDDWRSVKKKDRGDEEYVRREYQRAVERIRVLESELRGGREEDRCDGLLREVRRLREEQVETKEANKRLRRELERARRDCEVSKDYFKSMRETSGETVRQVGDLEGMVRENSIQTDEVVRPQEGQLEESLKEIQRLNDIISSFKSIKNSDAETSTEEDSVERPSLDEFKKDLCVKREARQRAIAAVSSEMERLRKELDAEKEAHSETSKVLDLLKTQSEKASQKSETFSIGTTTVSLEDVKSVCEWPEPNSIQKDAQRLTDVLKVSDELRSCIRLQIEKIDDLRYHLECEPEINAHRIETLQTIAKSNRETFETREHQMNRLKNTLSQILARLGDEKFKIEISEDLRTEHDHQVEDIRRLKALYDERMRVLVEVKDTAAKDLVSTRHRLKGLVKEKESLEEELKKAEEKIDAQDTEVSNLESQLGLTKADCRDLQNQMSLINSLFSQMLLSASSADMDLDRLTQLLQENHDLICDMAREEGTEAAALPKLLLDLVEQVEGREKSKSTEGSTEKKEDDAQEESIANNLPKVWKVLTELLSCHAAGSSASTSSTTLYNDPNSCYKSVDTPTGPRLVISVSKTYIRLKELILEKKHLEKEMGRMKQLNSHLESKLGEQEKRLSTVSDELSKTWNVVGRMQAQHQQLHTHEKILRYELQQKRKMLQELKQELEYCREKWESARQKNTNTEIEWKNLRREFAARKALAHDSFNNRNCASSAESGFSDDRCDDSDDEEGEAEERVRTGPRRRTRKESPRAPTPDTESEQPTDTEISDPKTESPDPRTPTPETSEGSSAESSKSPDNPLDKALANVIQNLIQTEDNQSGDDTKRVSSTGPMSPPSSTPKEEAKISGNEETTNLQHEDVTQDHSSTPPNQHSAPEDTDKTPGDPSNLISVFSIGPFPQAGKTVQFSDPLIVGPNSDLQGSLFGSPSGSRTLESTSRSSLDLGETQEPAGAEEKLKTTAEIVREDDKTDLGVKIDGNSVDGSSASSSRNNRSSEEVLAARDARLKRLEEQADWLMKKMNATSRRGSALNTRLEELHEAYGEIPAPPPMPDVLPTVRIPTNPHLGEECETPEQTESPESP; encoded by the exons ATGTTG AGAATCGTCAACAATATAAAATTCCTAAACGACCGAACGACTCATAATTTTTGCGAAGAAGCCATGGGTATGGGACACAGTCTCCACAACCAGAGAGACTACGAGCCTCCACCATTGCCATCGCCCTTTGGCCCTGGCGGGCCTTTCCAGGGTTTCCCGCGAACCTCCAGAGCCTCTCAAGCCTCCTCACACTGTTCAGTTGCATCGAATCCGCAGAATCAA tTGGCTTACGCAACACAAATGACTGGCTGGCAATCGGAATACGGCCCCGGTGTGCCTGTTCACCAGGAGGCAGTGGAGTTGACGAGGACAGTATCCTGCCTGGCGGCTGCCAATCAGCAATTGGCAGCCGCTCACAGTGCCCTTCTGGGACAGCTGGAGGGACTATACCTGGAACTGAACAAGGAGAGAGATGCCAGTGCGAAGAAGTGTGATGATGACCTGAAGAGGAGGATTGAGGTTGTTGAGAGCGTGATCGGGGGGCAGTGTCAGTGCACAGGGCGGATCGTTGGAGATGACTGGAGATCGGTGAAGAAGAAGGACAGGGGGGACGAGGAGTACGTCAGGAGGGAGTATCAGAGAGCTGTGGAGAGGATTAGGGTGTTGGAGAGTGAGTtgaggggagggagagaggaggACAGGTGTGATGGACTCCTCAGGGAGGTCAGGAGACTCAGGGAGGAACAGGTGGAGACTAAGGAGGCTAACAAGAGGCTGAGGAGGGAACTGGAGAGGGCCAGAAGGGACTGCGAG GTATCGAAAGATTATTTTAAATCAATGCGAGAGACTTCGGGAGAGACTGTCAGACAGGTTGGAGACCTGGAAGGAATGGTGCGAGAAAATTCTATTCAGACTGATGAGGTGGTGAGGCCTCAGGAAGGCCAGCTAGAGGAGTCTCTCAAAGAAATTCAAAGACTGAACGATATCATTTCGAGTTTTAAGAGCATTAAAAATTCCGATGCTG AAACCTCAACCGAAGAGGACTCAGTTGAACGACCAAGTCTGGACGAGTTCAAGAAAGATCTCTGCGTGAAACGGGAAGCGCGTCAGCGTGCGATAGCAGCAGTCTCCTCCGAAATGGAGCGTCTCCGGAAGGAGTTGGATGCCGAGAAGGAAGCACATTCTGAGACCTCAAAGGTCCTGGACCTCCTAAAGACGCAATCCGAAAAGGCGTCTCAAAAGAGCGAGACCTTTTCGATCGGCACCACGACCGTTTCCCTAGAAGATGTGAAATCTGTGTGCGAATGGCCGGAACCGAACTCTATTCAAAAAGATGCACAACGACTCACTGACGTACTGAAGGTCTCGGACGAACTGCGCAGCTGCATTAGACTTCAGATCGAGAAGATTGACGACTTGCGTTACCACTTGGAGTGCGAGCCGGAGATTAACGCTCACAGAATCGAAACCCTGCAGACGATAGCAAAATCGAATAGAGAGACCTTCGAGACTCGAGAGCATCAGATGAATCGACTGAAGAACACGTTGTCCCAAATTCTGGCTAGACTCGGGgacgaaaaattcaagatcGAAATCAGCGAGGACTTGAGGACTGAGCACGACCATCAGGTCGAGGACATCCGGCGATTGAAGGCCCTCTACGATGAAAGGATGAGGGTTCTGGTGGAGGTGAAGGATACGGCCGCAAAGGACCTTGTGAGCACTCGGCACAGGCTCAAGGGTCTGGTGAAAGAGAAGGAGTCACTGGAGGAGGAGCTGAAAAAGGCCGAGGAGAAGATCGACGCACAGGACACGGAAGTATCGAATCTCGAGTCCCAGCTGGGGTTGACTAAGGCGGACTGCAGGGACCTGCAGAACCAGATGTCACTCATCAACAGCTTGTTCTCGCAGATGCTGTTGAGCGCCTCCTCCGCGGATATGGATCTTGATAGACTGACGCAGCTGCTGCAGGAGAATCACGACTTGATATGCGATATGGCACGTGAGGAGGGCACGGAGGCTGCAGCCCTTCCCAAACTCCTGCTGGATCTTGTGGAACAGGTGGAGGGACGTGAGAAGTCCAAATCGACTGAAGGAAGCACGGAGAAGAAGGAGGACGATGCACAGGAGGAGAGCATAGCAAACAATCTACCCAAGGTCTGGAAAGTCCTGACTGAGTTACTCAGCTGCCATGCCGCTGGCTCGTCAGCCTCGACGTCTTCTACGACGTTGTACAACGATCCTAACAGCTGCTACAAATCAGTGGATACACCCACTGGACCCAGGCTTGTCATATCTGTTAGCAAGACCTATATTCGACTGAAGGAGCTCATCTTGGAGAAGAAACATCTGGAGAAGGAGATGGGGAGGATGAAGCAGTTGAATTCGCATTTGGAGAGTAAACTGGGGGAACAG GAAAAACGGTTGTCAACAGTATCTGATGAGCTGAGCAAGACGTGGAATGTCGTCGGTCGAATGCAGGCCCAACACCAGCAGCTTCacactcacgaaaaaatcttGCGTTACGAGCTTCAACAAAAGCGAAAGATGCTTCAGGAATTGAAGCAGGAGTTGGAATACTGCCGGGAGAAGTGGGAGTCCGCGAGGCAGAAGAATACGAATACTGAGATCGAGTGGAAGAACCTCAGGAGGGAGTTCGCTGCCAGGAAGGCTCTCGCGCACGATTCGTTCAACAAcag AAATTGCGCTTCTAGTGCTGAGAGTGGTTTCAGTGACGATCGATGCGATGACTCGGACGACGAGGAGGGGGAGGCTGAGGAGAGGGTGCGTACAGGTCCACGCCGAAGGACTAGAAAG GAGAGTCCAAGGGCGCCAACTCCAGACACCGAGTCCGAGCAGCCAACGGACACCGAGATATCGGACCCAAAAACAGAGTCGCCAGACCCACGAACGCCAACGCCAGAAACATCGGAGGGCTCCTCTGCCGAGTCCTCGAAGAGTCCTGATAACCCCCTGGATAAGGCCTTGGCGAATGTCATCCAGAACCTTATCCAGACCGAGGACAATCAGAGCGGCGACGATACAAAAAGGGTGTCATCAACTGGACCTATGTCGCCCCCTTCATCAACACCAAAGGAAGAAGCGAAAATATCAGGTAATGAAGAGACAACAAATCTTCAACACGAAGACGTCACCCAAGATCACTCATCCACACCACCAAATCAACATTCAGCACCCGAAGACACTGATAAGACCCCAGGAGACCCATCTAATCTCATCTCTGTTTTCTCGATTGGGCCTTTTCCACAAGCCGGTAAAACTGTACAGTTCAGTGATCCTCTGATTGTGGGGCCCAACAGCGACCTTCAGGGGTCTCTCTTCGGGTCCCCGAGTGGATCGAGAACATTGGAAAGTACTTCAAGAAGTTCCCTGGACCTCGGAGAAACGCAGGAACCAGCTGGGgcggaagaaaaattgaaaaccacCGCAGAAATTGTGAGGGAAGACGATAAAACAGATTTGGGGGTGAAAATCGATGGGAATTCAGTGGACGGATCTTCGGCGTCATCTTCGAGGAACAACAGAAGCTCGGAGGAGGTCCTAGCTGCTCGTGATGCCAGACTGAAGAGGCTAGAGGAGCAGGCAGACTGGCTCATGAAGAAGATGAACGCAACGAGTCGGAGAGGATCTGCTTTGAACACACGATTAGAAGAATTGCATGAAGCTTATGGGGAAATTCCTGCCCCACCACCCATGCCCGATGTTCTACCAACTGTGAGGATTCCCACCAATCCGCATCTTGGAGag GAATGTGAGACACCGGAACAGACAGAAAGCCCAGAATCACCATAA